A part of Bacillus horti genomic DNA contains:
- a CDS encoding glycoside hydrolase family 3 protein, translating to MMPAKNKIFVLFLLLCISAVIFLAFVDFTPEPSSLTAEEQQEDSRESSLGEERTNTEDERELKRKERVEAWLQKLTLEEKVGQMFMPQLEMVDGQDTTSMNEALQQKIQQYHLGGVILFEKNIQGVEEVVQLNYQIQEQAVSIPLFISIDQEGGNVRRIPGGTNMPGNMALGATQDRNLAYETGRILGTELHALGVNMNFAPSLDVNNNPSNPVIGLRSFGADPDLVSKLGVSYIQGLQDAQIISTAKHFPGHGDTDVDSHLGLPVVNFDRERLEEIELYPFRQAIEQGVDVVMTAHMTFPRIDNTHYISKKDGSQITIPATLSYKILTELLREELGFKGVIVTDSFLMKAISEHFGEQEAVLKAIQAGVDIILMPGDLEASFHHVVQAVKAGEVTEERIDQSVRRILELKAKYNLLPDVAEAPSQLQGDIQEKLEHALQIIGNEEHRLVEQQVSQQAVTLLKDAEQALPFSPAPDDQLLIIAPSELTAQRLLNELDNLQSGVVQGLPPTTDTAEEGQSFSWQGAAETLIYAGDELPESWVEQLNQAQYVLLATHNLTQMDEDHPLVSRFKEILNTLNEQDKTYMWMALGTPYDILMAQQAKAYMAIYGAQSPNIQAGLNALFGQAEISGQLPVAIPHSLDSSAIEESEEDEKGENEPPLYPSGSGIAVE from the coding sequence CTGAAGAGCAGCAGGAAGACAGTAGGGAATCTTCATTGGGGGAAGAGCGAACCAATACAGAGGATGAAAGGGAGCTTAAGCGAAAAGAACGGGTAGAAGCGTGGCTCCAAAAGCTCACATTAGAAGAAAAAGTGGGACAAATGTTCATGCCCCAACTCGAGATGGTGGACGGGCAAGATACGACGAGTATGAATGAAGCTCTACAACAGAAAATCCAACAGTATCATCTTGGTGGAGTCATTCTTTTTGAGAAGAACATCCAAGGTGTTGAGGAAGTTGTGCAGCTAAACTATCAAATTCAAGAGCAGGCTGTAAGCATTCCTTTATTTATATCAATTGACCAAGAGGGCGGTAATGTTAGACGTATTCCTGGAGGTACGAACATGCCGGGCAATATGGCGTTAGGAGCGACACAAGACAGAAATCTAGCGTATGAAACAGGGCGTATTTTAGGAACGGAGCTTCACGCTTTAGGAGTAAATATGAACTTTGCCCCTAGTCTTGATGTGAACAATAATCCAAGTAATCCTGTGATCGGTCTGCGCTCATTTGGAGCAGACCCTGACTTAGTGTCTAAGCTAGGTGTTTCGTACATTCAAGGCTTACAGGATGCTCAAATCATTTCAACAGCGAAGCATTTTCCAGGGCATGGGGATACAGATGTGGATTCCCACCTAGGACTACCTGTTGTAAATTTTGATCGTGAGCGGCTTGAGGAGATTGAACTATACCCGTTCCGACAGGCCATTGAACAGGGTGTAGACGTTGTCATGACAGCACATATGACATTTCCTAGAATAGATAATACACACTACATATCCAAAAAGGATGGTAGCCAGATTACGATTCCTGCCACTCTCTCCTATAAAATATTAACAGAGCTCCTGCGTGAAGAGCTCGGCTTTAAGGGAGTGATTGTGACCGACTCCTTTTTGATGAAAGCGATCAGCGAGCATTTTGGAGAACAGGAGGCTGTACTAAAAGCGATTCAGGCAGGTGTGGATATCATTTTAATGCCTGGAGATTTAGAAGCCTCCTTCCATCATGTTGTACAAGCCGTTAAAGCAGGGGAAGTGACCGAAGAAAGAATTGATCAATCTGTTCGTCGCATTTTGGAGCTAAAGGCTAAATATAATCTTCTTCCTGATGTGGCAGAAGCACCAAGCCAACTGCAAGGAGATATACAGGAGAAACTAGAGCATGCTCTGCAGATTATCGGGAACGAAGAGCATCGATTGGTTGAGCAGCAAGTCAGCCAGCAAGCTGTTACACTACTAAAAGACGCTGAGCAGGCACTTCCTTTTTCACCTGCTCCAGACGATCAACTACTAATTATAGCTCCCTCTGAGCTAACGGCTCAGCGTTTGCTTAATGAATTGGACAATCTACAGAGTGGAGTGGTGCAGGGCTTGCCTCCTACCACTGATACGGCTGAAGAAGGGCAGAGCTTTAGCTGGCAGGGAGCGGCAGAAACGCTCATTTATGCCGGTGATGAGCTTCCAGAATCATGGGTAGAGCAGCTCAATCAAGCACAATACGTCCTTTTGGCAACGCACAACTTAACACAAATGGATGAGGATCATCCACTTGTGTCTAGGTTCAAAGAGATTCTTAACACGTTAAATGAACAGGATAAAACGTATATGTGGATGGCTTTAGGAACGCCATATGATATTTTGATGGCACAACAGGCCAAAGCGTATATGGCTATATATGGAGCACAGTCTCCTAACATCCAAGCTGGGCTTAATGCGTTGTTTGGACAAGCGGAAATTTCCGGACAGCTACCCGTTGCGATTCCACATTCGTTGGATTCGTCAGCTATTGAGGAATCTGAAGAGGATGAAAAGGGTGAAAATGAGCCGCCTCTATATCCATCGGGCTCAGGTATCGCTGTAGAATAA